The following DNA comes from Mucisphaera calidilacus.
CGCGGATGCGTTCGGCGCTGCGGACGAAGCATCTGGTGGACATGCTGGCGGAGTGTGCGAATCTGGATGGGCTGACGGGTCTGCGGAACCGTCGTTACTTTGATGAGCGGTTGGCGCAGGAGGTTGAGACGGTTCGTCGTCACGACTGTGCGTTGACGCTGATCATCATGGACATTGACAAGTTCAAGACGATCAACGACACGCTGGGGCATCCGCGGGGTGACCAGGTGATTCAGGCGTTGGGGCAGGTGATTCAGCGCGTGGGGCGGATGACGGATATTCCGTGTCGTCTGGGCGGTGACGAGTTTGTGCTGATGCTTCCTCAGACGGACACGCCGGCTGTGGAGGTGGTGGCGGAGCGGCTGTGCGAGGCGGTTCGTAGCGACGAGACGCTCAACCGTCTGGTGCCGAACGGCGTGACGTGCAGTGTCGGTCTGGCGTCGACCTCGATGCTCGAGGATCTGTCGGCGGACGCGTTGATCGAGGCGGCGGACCAGGCGTTGTATGCGTCGAAGCGTGGCGGCCGGGATCGCTGGACGGCTTACGAGCGGGGTCGCGCGGCGGCGTGAGTCACGGGGTCGCGGTCCGGTTATAGTCGGGTGATGCAGACGATCGAGACGCACGTGCTGGACAATGGGTTGACGGTTGCGCTGGAGCCCATGTCGGGTGTCGAGTCGGTTTCGTTGACGTTGATGGTTCCGGCGGGGATGGCTTCGGAGCCCGAGGACCGGCAGGGTTTGTCGGGCTTGTTGACGGAGATGGTGTGTCGGGGGGCGGGTGGTCTGAGCAGCCGTGCGCACGTGGACCTGCTGGACCGGCTGGGTGTGGTCCGGACAACGGGGTCGACGCTCCGGCATTTTCGTCTGGGCGCGACGCTGGTGGGTGATCGTTTGTCGGAGGCGTTGGGTCCGTTGCTGGACATGGCGATGTCGCCCGCGTTGTCGGAGGCGGATTTCGAGCCGAGTCGTCAGCTGGCGTTGCAGACGCTTGACGGCTTGCAGGATGACCCTCAGCACCGCGTGATGCTGGATCTGCGTCGTGTGTTGTTCCCGACGCCTCTGGGCCGTTCGCCTCACGGGCGTCGCGCGGACGTTGAGGCGTCGAGCGTGGAGGACGTTCGCGGTTTCTGGGAGCGTCGATGTCGGCCGGGCGGGGGTGTGCTGGCGATCGCGGGGAAGCTGGATCCTGAGCGTGTGTTGGAGCGTGTGTCGGGTCTGGTGTCGGGGTGGACGGGTCGGGCGGAGCCGGTGTCGATTTCGCCGACGGCTTATGGGGGCCCGGTGCAGAGCGTGGAGAAGACGTCGCAGGTTCACATTGGTGTGGGTCTGGAGGCGATTCCGGAGTTGGACGAGGGCGTGTGGTGTCAGCGTCTGGCGGTGGCGGCGTTGTCGGGGGGGATGTCGGCGCGGCTGTTTACGGAGGTTCGTGAGAAGCGTGGGTTGTGTTATTCGGTGCACGCGAGTTATGCGGGGGCGCGGGAGTTCGGTGCGATCATGGCGTATGCGGGGACGACGCCTGAGCGAGCGGAGCAGACGCTTGACGTGCTGAGCGGGGAGCTGGTTCGGATCCACGAGGGTCTGGAGGCGGACGAGTTTGCGCGGGCGAAGACGGGGATGAAGGCCCGGGTGGTGATGTCGGGCGAGTCGACGTCGGCGCGGGCGAGTGCGTTGGCGTCGGACCTGATGGTGCTTGGGCGTACGCGTAGCCTGGAGGAGGTGGGTGCGAAGATTGACGGGGTGACGCTTGAGCAGGTCAACGCGTTTCTGGCGTCGCGCGAGGCGGGCGTCCAGCGTGTGGTGACGATCGGTCCTGAGCCGCTGGCGGTGCCTGAGCGTTGCGGGGGGTGAGGAGGCGTGGTGTTGCGTGTGTTGATCACGGTGGGTCCGACGCGTGAGCCGATTGATCGGGTGCGTTTTATCGGGAACCGGTCGAGTGGCGAGATGGGGAGTCTGATCGCGGAGGCGATGGCGAGCGCGGGTCACGAGGTGACGTCGCTGGTGGGTCCGGTGGATCGTGCGGTTGTGGCGCGGTGTTCGGGGGCGGGTCGGGTGTATCGTTTTGAGAGTTCGGCGGAGCTGGGTCAGTTGCTGGAGGCGCATTTTCGGGACGCGGACGTGTTGGTGATGGCGGCGGCGGTGGCGGATTATCGACCGGTGACGGTGTCGGAGGGCAAGATGGCACGTCTTTCGGGTCAAGATCAGCGGATGGTGGTGGAGTTGATGCCGACGCCTGACCTGGTGGCGGGTGTGGCGGGCAGCAAGCGTGCGGGTCAGCGTGTGGTGGCGTTTGCGTTGGAGGAAGCGGGTGTTCTGGAGGCGCGGGCGGGGGAGAAGATGCGTCGTAAGGGTGTGGACGCGATGGTGGCGAATCCGCTGGGGACGATGGAATCGGGGGGGATTCGGGCGACGTGGATGACGGTGGGTGGCGAGGTGGAGCGTCTGGAGAGGATGCCTAAGTCTGAGTTTGCGAGCTGGTTAGCTGAACGGGTTGTGCGGTTGTTCGGATGATCTGAAAAAGCCTTGTCTTCATCGGGTTAGGGTGATACGGTTGTATTTACCGATCATGTCTTTGGGCGAGGCCTGCTCGCTGTTTTGGGTTCGCCGGGCCGATTGCGATTCTTTCTTGTGGCCCGAGAAATACGAGGTTGAGCGATGCTGACGATTCATTGCAGCCGCTGTGGTGCCGAGATGCACTTTGGCGAGGGGGCTTGTGGCCGGCGGGCCAAGTGCCTGAAGTGTGATTATGTGTTCCGGTTGCCTTCGAAAGAGGCGTTGATGGAGGAGACGGTTTCGGAGTGGATCGCGGAGGACGTGGACGAGGTTCTGACCAAGCGTGACGAGATGTTTGAGGAGCGTAATCGTCCGGAGTTGCGTGATCTGCATTATGAGAAGGCGAAGCGTGTTTCGCGGTCGTTTGACTCGACGATCGGTCCGGCGATCTCGACGCGCGAGGCGGCGAAGGACAAGAAGTCGTCGGGCAAGCAGTCGTCGCCTGTGACGCCTGAGTGCCGAGCGCGTCTGGAGACGTGGACGAGCTGGCAGCCCGGGGAGCGGTTGCGGAAGTATTATCCGGACGCGGATTACGCGGAGGATGACGAGGGGAAGGCGGGGGTGCTGATTACGAATCAGCGGTTGTTGTACCGGAAGGGTCACAACCAGGGCTCGGTGGGTCTGGATGTCGAGGACGCGGTGATTCTGGCGCGGGTTCGGGGCCACACGGCGTCGTTGAATCTGATGGTGGGTTCGACGCGGACGCGGATGGCGCGGGTGACGTTGCATCACCTACAGCGGCTGACGCGTGAGGTTCACAACATGGACCGCGGGATCAAGCTGCTGATTGGCGAGGCCCAGGCGAACGAGACGGCCTGACGGGTTGATTCTGGGCGGGAGAGGATTTGACTTGGTTTACGGGTTCGCTAGTATGCTTGCATGGTGACGCCAGTATCCAAGCGATTTGTGGGCAGTCCGACGGAGGCGGCTTCGTGCGTGGACGAGCTGGACGAGCGTTTTGACACGGCGTTGTTCAAGGCGTTGGCGGACCCGACGCGTTGTCGTCTGCTGACGTGCCTGATTCGTTGCGGGCGGCCCTGCTCGGTGACGGAGGTGGCGGCGTGTTGTGCGGTGGATTTTTCGGTGGTGGCGCGTCACCTGGCGCAGCTGGCGCGGGTGGGCGTGTTGTCGGCGCACAAGCGGGGTCGGACGGTGTGGTACGAGCCGCGTTACGGTCATCTTTCGGGTGTGCTGCGTGGATTGGCGGACGCGGTGGAGGGTTGGTGTCCGGGTGGCGGGGGTGTGGTTGATGTGACGGTTGAAACTCGAACAGAAGAAGGAAAAGCAACGTGAGTGATCAGAAGGCAGATGCGGTTCGTGACACGGTTCGCGAGGGTTATTCGGAGATCGCAGAGATGGGTCAGTGGTCGGGTGTTCGGCCGGCGTCGCGTCGTGTGGTGGAGGCGGAGGGGTCGGGTTGCTGTGGCGGCGGATCGGGTGAGGGTGGCGGGTGTTGCGGGCCGGTGACGCTGACGGCGGATGACGTGGCGGTGGCGGTGGGTTATGCGAAGGAGGATCTGGCGTCGCTGCCTGAGGGAGCGAACATGGGTTTGTCGTGCGGGAACCCGACGGCGTTGGCGTCGCTTGTTGAGGGCGAGGTGGTGGTGGACCTGGGTTCGGGGGGCGGTTTTGACTGTTTCCTGGCGGGTCCGAAGGTGGGTGCGTCGGGTCGTGTGATTGGTGTGGACATGACGCCTGCGATGCTGAGCAAGGCGCGGGGGAATATCGAGAGTTATCGGAAGCAGAGTGCGTTGGACAACGTGGAGTTTCGGCTGGGTGAGATTGAGCATCTGCCGATCGCGGACGGGGTCGTGGACGTGGTGATCTCGAACTGCGTGATTAATTTGTCGACGGACAAGGGGCAGGTGTGGCGTGAGATTGCGCGGGTGTTGAAGCCCGGGGGTCGTGCGGCGGTGTCGGACATTGCGTTGCTGAGGCCTCTGCCTGAGGCGGTGCGTGCGAACGCGGAGGCGTTGGTGGGTTGTGTGGCGGGGGCGGAGCTGGTGGAGGATGTGCTGGCGGCGATCGAGTCGGCGGGGATGGTGGAGGTGAAGCAGCGTGCGAAGCCGGAGTACATCGAGGCGATGGTGAACGCGGAGGACCCGCTTTATCAGAAGATCGCGGCGGCGTTGCCTGAGGGCGCGAAGATCAGCGACTACATCGTGAGCCTGGACGTGGAGGCGAAGAAGGGGTGAATGTTTTTCAGGCGGGGGTGGTGCCTGGCCGATGGGGATGATATCATGATATCACTTTGATAGGAGGTGTTGGATGGCACAGTTTGTGGTGCGGAACATCGAGGACGATGTGCGTGACCGGCTGCGAGAGCAGGCGAAGGTTGCGGGGTGCAGCATGGAAGAGTATATTCGTGATATCTTGCGGGCGCACGCGTTGCGTGACCCGTCGGTGCCCCGGAAGGGACTGGGGACACTGATGTATGAGCGGTTTAAGGATTGCGGGCTCGACGAGCCGCTGGAGCAGTTTGATTGGGGTATCGCCAAGCCCATGGAGTTTCCGGATTGATCGTCCTCGACACGAACGTGTTGTCGGAGATGATGCGTTCGCGTCCGGATCCTCGGGTGATTGGCTGGCTGAATCGGCAGGCGCTTGAGCGGTTGTGGATTACCTCGGTCACCGTTTTCGAGAGTCGCTTTGGTATCGAGCGGATGGCTGCGGGGCGTCGCAAGAGTGAGATCGATGCTCAGTACCACGGCGTTGTTGCGGAGGATTTGAGGGGGCGTGTGTTGGATCTGGACGAGCGAGCGGCGGAATTGGCGGCGTCGATCGGTGCGCGGCTGCAGTCGGCGGGGCGTCCGATTCAGGTGAATGATCTGTTGATTGCGGGGATGGTGTCGGCGCGTGACGCGACGCTGGCGACGCGGAATGTGCGTCATTTTGATGACACGGGGATCCGGACGGTGGACCCTTGGGAAGGGTGACGGGGGCGGTGTATCGGCTGTGTCAGGGGATGGTGGGCGGTTCGAGTGTGACGGCGATGCGGACGCTCCCGGAGTCCGGGGCGGTGGCGTTGACGATGAGCAGGCGGTGTCCGGGGTTGGGTGCGTCGAAGTCGTTGGTGGGTGTGGCTTCGAGGGTGGAGAAGTCGGCGGCGGGGGTGGCGTCGACGGTGGCCCGGAGTGTTTGTTGTTGCTGGCGGAGGGTGGCTGTTGTGCCGTGGAGCGTGATGGTGGCGGGTGTCATCATGGCCCAGCGGACGCGGTCGCCTGGCTGGAGGCCTTCGAGTTGGTCTTCGATGAGGATGTTGTTGTCCGGGGTGAAGGTGAAGGCTCGCGTGACGCTGGTGGCCTGGTCGCCAAAGACCGGGGTGAGGTCGTAGACGGCACGGGCCGGCAGGTTCTGGTCGGGGGTGGTGACGAGGGTTGCCTGTCCATCGACGCGGTGGGGCTGGTCGTTGATGGTGATTGTGTTGTGTGATTGGTGGTTGAGTCGGTAGATCTCCCATCGCTGGCTGTCCTGTTGTCGGCCCCAGAGATTGATGCCTCGTGATTCGAGGCTGTGGTAGTTCTGTTTGCCTAGGTCGGAGGCCCATCGGTGTCCTGCCGCGTCGAGGACGAAGGAGCCGGCGTCCATCTGTCCGTGGTTGAGGCTGGCCCGTCCGCCCTTGGTGGCGAGGAAGTGTGCGTTGGGGTCGTTCCACGCGGATCGGAAGATGGCGAGGGGTTGTTCGCCTTGGCCGTACCAGACGGTGGGTTGTGGGGGTGTCGGCTCGTTGTTGTCGTCGAGTCGTGCCCACCAGACGGCGGCGAGGGGTGTGATGCGGTCGATGGACCCGGTCATGGCGTTCCAGTCGCGTGCGCGTTCGTTGGCGATGATGTCGGGTCGGTTGAGGTGTGCGGCGAACCAGAAGAGCGCGGATTTCTGCTGGTCTTTCTCGTCGCCATCGGAGTAGTTGAAGGGCAGTCCTGTGGGGCCGATGACGTGGGCGATGTAGTCGGCGGATTCGAGGAATCCCGGGGCGTGGCTGAGTAGGAGGTCGCTGCCGAGCGCGGTGTTGAGGGCGTCGAGGAGCATGACCTGGTAGCTGGTGCCGTAGACCCAGTAGGAGGGTCCTTCGGGGTAGACGCCATCGGGCGCGTAGGCGTGGAGGGCGAGGGGGTTTCCCTGTCGGACCTTGTCGAGCCAGCGTGCGGCGCGTTGGGGGTGTTGCTCGGCGGTGACGAGCATGGCGAGGGTGAGTCCGCCGAAGCAGACCTGGTTCCAGTTGTGGGTGCTGCGCATCCAGGCGAGTTCGCGTTCGCGTTTGGGGTCGTCGATGTGGCTGAGTGCGTGGTCCCAGAGCGCCTGTTGGATGTCGGCTCTGAGTTGGGGGTCGAGGTCGTGGTAGAGCCAGTCGTAGCCGATGGCGACGGCGGCGGCCATCTCGGCGACGTCGAGGTAGTGGGAGGGGTTCCAGTCGGTGAAGCCGATGACCTGTTGGATCTCGTCGGCGGCGCGGTGGAGGTAGGGTTTTTCGCCGGTGGTGTGGTAGGTGAAGGCGAGGACGAGGATGCGTCGGAGTGCTTCGCGTGAGACGGAGAGGAGTCGTCGGCCTTTCTTGTGGTAGACGACGGGGGGTTTGTCGAGCAGGTCCCCTGCGTTGTGTTCGAGGCGTGTGACGAGGGCATTGAAGTGGGGGTCGGTGGCGCGTTTGGCGCGGATGGTCTTCCAGGTATCGGGTTGCAGGAAGAGCCTGGGGTGTTCGCGGTTCATGTATCGGATGAGGGTCTGGTCGTGTGACATGTCGTCGGCGGCTGCGGTTGGGGCCATCAGTGCGATGAGCGTCAGGCAGAGGGCGGTGATGAGGTGGGTCATGGCAGGGGTTCCCGGTGGGTGCTGGCGGCGCGGTGGTGTGTCAGTGGTCGTGTTTGCCTTCGAGTCGTTCGGCGAGGGTTTGTTTGGGTTTGCCGCGGATCTGGAGGTTGATGGGGACTTCGGAGTAGGGGAGTTCGTCGCGGAAGCGGTTGAGGATGAATCGCTGGTAGTTGGGGTTAAAGAGGTCGGGGTCGTTGACGAAGATGGTGACGGTGGGGGGGTGGACGGCGGTCTGTGTGGCGTAGTAGACCTTGGCGATCTTGCCGTGTTTCGAGCTGGGTCCGCGTTCGGCCATGATGGTCTCGACGACGCGGTTGATCTCGCCGGTGCCGACGCGGTGGTTGGCCTGTTCGTAGAGGTTGGCGACGAGGGCGAGCATCTCGCGCATGCCCTCCTCGTTCTTGGCGCTGATAAAGACGATGGGTGCGAAGGAGAAGCCCTTGAGTTCGTTGTCGAGGTACTCGGCGTATTCTTCTTCGGTGTGATTTTTCTCGGCGAGGTCCCACTTGTTGATGACGATGACGGTGGGCCGGTGGTGTTCGAGGATCTCGTGTCCGAGTTGTTTATCGACCTGTGAGATGGGGAGTGTGGCGTCGATGAGCAGGAGGCAGACGTCGGCGCGTCGGATGCTCCGGAGTGCGCGGTGGTGTGCGTAGTACTCGATGTCCTGTTTCATGGACTTTCGTTTGCGGACGCCTGCGGTGTCGATGGCGGTGAAGACGCGTGTGGCGTTGCCGTCGTCGGTGGGGACTTCGAATCGGACGTCGACGGCGTCGCGGGTGGTGCCTTCGGCCTCGGAGACGATGACGCGTTGGTCGCCTGCGAGTGCGTTAGTGAGGGTGGACTTGCCGGCGTTTCGTTTGCCGACGATGGCGATGCGGATGCCGGGGTCGAGGGTGTCTTCGGGGGTGTCGGGGAGGTTGAGTCGGTCGATCTCGCGGCGGAGGGTATCGAGGAAGAGGCGTTTGTTGTGCCCGGTTTTGGCGGAGATGAAGAGGGGTTGTCCGAGTCCGAGTGAGGCGGCCTCGTAGGCGTCGGCTTCGAGTTTTTCGGCGTCGACCTTGTTGACGATGACGAGGCAGGGTTTGCGGTCGGTGCCTTTGCCCAGGGATTGCCGGAGGACTTCGGCGACGGTCTGGTCGAGGGGGACGACGCCTGTTTGCGCGTCGACGACGAAGAGGACGAGGTGTGCTTCGGCGAGCCCGTTGGCGATCTGTTGTTCGACTTCGCGGGTGAGGTTCTGGGAGTCCTTGATGCCGTAGCCGCCGGTGTCGATCACCTCGACGGGCCGCGGTTCTTCGCCGGGCTGTCCGGGGATTTCGGCGGTGGCGGCGATGCGGTCGCGTGTGACGCCTGCCATGTCGTCGACGATGCTGATGCGTCGTCCGGCGAGCATGTTGAGCAGAGAGGACTTGCCGACGTTGGGGCGTCCGACGATGACGATCTTGGGGAGCATTGCTTCTCGGGGTGTTGGGGTCAGGGGTTTTTGCGTTGTTGCCAGAGGCTGACGGCCTCGGGCTGCCGCCCGTAGGTGGGCGTGAGGGCCGACGGGTCACTGTAATCGCCAGCGTGTGCGGCTGCGCGCCCGAGCTGGTAGACGACGGCGGCGGAGCAGGTGGCGTGCTGATCGAGGAGGAGGTTGATGCCGAGGTCCCGGGCGTTTCGGGTGATGGTTTCGGGGAGGGTCTGGGCGATGAGGCAGTCGGGTTGCGGGTTGGCGAGGAGTTCGGCCAGGAGTCCGGCGTGGGGCTGGCGCGTGGGGGTGAGGGTGTGGCCGGTGCGTTGGTAGGCGGCGATCCAGGCGTTGTCGGCCTTGGTGTTGAGTGCGACGGCGATGTGCCGGGCGTCGGGCGGGGCGTTGTGGGCGAGGGTGTGCGTGGTGGGTATGGCGACGACGCGTGCGGGCGTGGTGAGGGTGAGGGTTTGGGTGACGGCGAAGCCGACGCGCAGGCCGGTGAAGGATCCGGGGCCGGTGGAGAGGGCGATGGTGTTGAGTTGGCCGGGGTTGAGGCTGAGTTCGTGGAAGGCGTCGGCGAGTTGGGGGACGAGTCCGACGGAGTGTCTTCGTGCGGGTTCGAAGCTGCGGACGAGCAGGGGCTGTTCGTCGGTTCCGATGGCGATGGAGGCGGTTCGGCCGCTGGTTTCGATCGCGAGGAGGAGTCCGGGGTCGTCGGCGTTCATCCGTCGGCGGGTTTCGAGAGTTCGGCGAGTTTGGCGAGGGTGTGTCGTGCGGCGCCGGAGTCGATGGCTTGTGTGGCGAGGGTGATGGCGTTGTCGAGGGTATCGGCGGCCTCGGCGATGACGAGTGCTGCGGCGGCGTTGAGCAGGACGGTGTTGCGGGGTGCGCCCTTGTCGCCGGCGAGGACGGACTGGATGAGGGCGGCGGATTGTTGCGGGTTTTCGACGGTGACTGCGCTGGTGGTGTCGGCGGCAAGTCCGAGCGCGGCGGGGTCGATGGTGTCGTGGGTGATGGTGTTGTTGCGGACGATGGCGACGCTGACGGGCGCGAAGGGTGTGAGTTCGCCGAGGCGTGTGCCGTCGGGCAGTTCGGTGGTGACGACCCACGCGTGCTGCGTGTCGAGTTTGAGGAGGGTTTCGGCGATGAGTTGCTGGGTGGCTGCGTCGCCGACGCCGAGGAGTTGGTGTTGTGCACCGGCGGGGTTGGTGAGAGGTCCGAGGAGGTTGAAGATGGTCCGGATGCCAAGCGCGGCGCGGACGGGTCCGGCGTGTTTCATGCCGGGGTGGTGAGCGGGTGCGAAGCAGAAGCAGATGCCGGCTTCGTCGAGGGCTTTGGGCAGGTGTGTGGGGGGCATGGGGAGGTTGACGCCGAGTTCCTGGAGGACGTCGGAGGATCCGGAGGCGCTGGTGACGGCGCGGTTGCCGTGCTTGGCGACGGCGATGCCTTTGGGTCGTCCGGCGGCGGCGGTGACGATGGCGGCGGAGGTGGAGACGTTGAAGAATCGCGATCCGGTTCCACCGGTGCCGCAGGTATCGACGATGCGCAGGCCGACGGGTGTGGTGACGGGGATGAGGTGTTTGCGCATGGCGCGTGCGCCGGCGGCGAGTTCGTCGGTGGTGGCGCCGCGGGCCTGGATGAGGGCGAGCATGGCGCCGAGCTGGATGGGGTCGGCGTCGCCTGTCATGACGGCGTCGAAGAGTTTTTCGGCGTCGTCGGCGTCGAGGTGGTGTCCCTGGACGAGTCGTGGGAGTGCGTCACGGATCATGCTTGGGTTTCTCGGAGGGTTTCGTGCTCAGGCGATCTCGGTGAGGATCCAGAGTGCGGCGGCGACGAGGACCATGAAGGCGATGATCTGGCTGCTCAGGACGAGGGTCTGTGCGGGGAGCTGGCTGAGGTCGGGTAGCTTGATGGCCTTGTAGATGAGGGCGACGGCGAGGGCGAGGGGGATCATGAGCCAGAGCCAGTGGTTCTCGAGGGGCAGGGGGTCGAGGAAGGGCCGCCAGGCGAGGGTGAGGGGCGTGGTGTCAGGCATGGGCTTGTGCTCCGGCGGGGTCTTGCTGAGGGAGTCGGCCGGCGGGGTATCGGTAGGCGACGTCGATGATGGCGAGGAGGTTGAGGAGTCCTGCGAGGGCGGTGAATATCGTTCCCTGCTCGTGGACACGGTTCATGCTGGGTTCGAAGGGGGGTGTGGTGGCGGGTATACCCTGAACGACGGTGCCTTCGGGCGGCGGAGCCTGTCCGTCGAGGGTGAGGGATCGGTGCAGGAGGTCGACGAGGATGGCGGGAGCGACGAGGACCTGGCAGCCATACCAGGCGGGGTGGTTGGCCTTGTCGATGACGGAGATGCCGCCGATGAAGAGTCCCGCGGTCCAGAGGGTGAGGATGCTGAGGGCGAGGATGATGCCGCGGCGGGTTTCGCCGATGAGTGCGTGTCCGCTGCCGGGGATGAGCCATCCGGCGATGGCGGCGAGGATGTGCCATCGTGGCTGGTGGTCGTCTTGGGTCACGGGTGGGTCACTCCGAGTTGCTTGGTGTCGGGCGTGGACGTTCGTGTCTCTTACTTTATGATTGACACGGTGGACAGCTTCGATAGTGTAACCGCCGCGTGACGACCGATGAGGTTTGAGGCGGGTCGCGTGCCCCGTCGGGGGGAGGCGTGGGAAGCGGAAGGCGACGTGGAGGCAACGATGTCGGTTTCAGAAGCATTGAGTGAGCGGTTGATGGAAGCGGTGCCGTGGTCGGGTGGGTGCTGGTATGCGTCGTCGTCGGGTTGCCCGCGTTTCGTGGACGCGAAGGATGACGACGCGTTCGAGGATGATGACGACGACGTCTTTGATGACGACGACGAGGATGATGACGATTTTGAGGATGATGAGGACGACTTCTTCGACGACGAGGAGGACGACGACCTGTTCGACGACGAGGAAGATGACGATCTGGATGGGGATGATCTTCTCGACGACGACGAGTGATCCTTCTCTGGATTGCGGGTGAGCTCGTCGTCCTGACGGGTGCACCAACGATGAGTGAGCGTGGACAATCGTCTCGGGGTGAGCACAAGGAACGGGGTCCGGACCGGCGCAAGTCGGTGGTGGATCAGCGGATGCCCGGCACGGGCCTGGAGCGTCGTCGCGGCCCGGGTCGTCGTCTGAGTGATTTTGCTCGGGCGGCGGAGGAGGGCGAGCTGAGCTCGGAGCAGTTTGCTTTCGTGAAGGCGATTGACGCGTACAAGCGTTCGAACGACCGTCCTTATCCGAACTGGACGGAGGTTCTTGAGGTGATCCGGAAGCTGGGTTACCGCAAGACGGCGTCGTCGGAGCTGAATCTGGCGGCGTTCGAGGACTGGACGGAGCCGGCGGATGCGCCGGCGTTTCCGGACACGTCGGACGTTTGGGAGGGCGAGGCGGCCTGAGGGGAGTCTGAACGGGGGTTGGCCGGATCGGCTAAGGTCTTCGCTCTTCGGAGACCCGACTGATGGCCGAGACGCCTTATCGCATCGCGACGCTTTGTTACCTGTTTGATGATCGGGGGCGGTTGCTGCTGATTCACCGGCGCAAGCACCCGAACCGGGATTTGTATTCACCGATTGGTGGCAAGTTGGACACGGTTTCGGGTGAGAGTCCGCAGCAGTGCGCACTCCGTGAGATACGGGAAGAAACCGGGTTAGTATTGAGCGAAGGCGATTTACACCTGGTGGGTCTGGTTTCGGAGACGGCGTATCAGAACGAAACACACTGGCTGATGTTTCTTTATGAAGTAACAACGTTACACAGCCTGGCGGAGCGTGATATCAACGAGGGCAGGCTAGCGTGGGTGACGCGTGAGGAGTTAGTGGAATTGCCCATGCCGGAGACGGATCGCGAGGTGATCTGGCCGCTTTTCTGGGCTCATCGCGGCGGGTTTTTCGCGGCGCACATTGATTGTCGCGGGGGTGCGATGCGTTGGACGCTGGACCGCAGTTTGCGGGCTGAGGGGGGCGTGGGGGCGGATTCTTGCGATTGTTAGCAAACCGGTTGTGCAGCCGGGCATTTTTCCGCTATATTTTGCTTTCCGGGTTTTTGTACCCAGGGGGATGGCGGGTCACAGTTGATGATTGAAGAGATTGTCGTGTGGCCACAAGCCCGGTGAATCTATCTACCTTTACACGATTGGACAGTACCTTGAGCAAGTCACGCGTGATGACCCCGGACACCGCATCCTTTGCGCCGTGGGATCATGGATCGGAGCACCTGTTTCGCCTGTTGAAGGG
Coding sequences within:
- a CDS encoding phosphopantothenoylcysteine decarboxylase, yielding MLITVGPTREPIDRVRFIGNRSSGEMGSLIAEAMASAGHEVTSLVGPVDRAVVARCSGAGRVYRFESSAELGQLLEAHFRDADVLVMAAAVADYRPVTVSEGKMARLSGQDQRMVVELMPTPDLVAGVAGSKRAGQRVVAFALEEAGVLEARAGEKMRRKGVDAMVANPLGTMESGGIRATWMTVGGEVERLERMPKSEFASWLAERVVRLFG
- a CDS encoding M16 family metallopeptidase, encoding MQTIETHVLDNGLTVALEPMSGVESVSLTLMVPAGMASEPEDRQGLSGLLTEMVCRGAGGLSSRAHVDLLDRLGVVRTTGSTLRHFRLGATLVGDRLSEALGPLLDMAMSPALSEADFEPSRQLALQTLDGLQDDPQHRVMLDLRRVLFPTPLGRSPHGRRADVEASSVEDVRGFWERRCRPGGGVLAIAGKLDPERVLERVSGLVSGWTGRAEPVSISPTAYGGPVQSVEKTSQVHIGVGLEAIPELDEGVWCQRLAVAALSGGMSARLFTEVREKRGLCYSVHASYAGAREFGAIMAYAGTTPERAEQTLDVLSGELVRIHEGLEADEFARAKTGMKARVVMSGESTSARASALASDLMVLGRTRSLEEVGAKIDGVTLEQVNAFLASREAGVQRVVTIGPEPLAVPERCGG
- a CDS encoding FitA-like ribbon-helix-helix domain-containing protein codes for the protein MAQFVVRNIEDDVRDRLREQAKVAGCSMEEYIRDILRAHALRDPSVPRKGLGTLMYERFKDCGLDEPLEQFDWGIAKPMEFPD
- the arsM gene encoding arsenite methyltransferase, whose protein sequence is MSDQKADAVRDTVREGYSEIAEMGQWSGVRPASRRVVEAEGSGCCGGGSGEGGGCCGPVTLTADDVAVAVGYAKEDLASLPEGANMGLSCGNPTALASLVEGEVVVDLGSGGGFDCFLAGPKVGASGRVIGVDMTPAMLSKARGNIESYRKQSALDNVEFRLGEIEHLPIADGVVDVVISNCVINLSTDKGQVWREIARVLKPGGRAAVSDIALLRPLPEAVRANAEALVGCVAGAELVEDVLAAIESAGMVEVKQRAKPEYIEAMVNAEDPLYQKIAAALPEGAKISDYIVSLDVEAKKG
- a CDS encoding diguanylate cyclase gives rise to the protein MNQTVLIIDDSPDIHRIIEVRGRDLDVRFVSALDAEEGFALAASERPDLILLDVDLGEGTSGFDLCERLKSTPVVRDVPVIFLTGEGQSDSKIRAFDIGAVDYVVKPFNHGELLARMRSALRTKHLVDMLAECANLDGLTGLRNRRYFDERLAQEVETVRRHDCALTLIIMDIDKFKTINDTLGHPRGDQVIQALGQVIQRVGRMTDIPCRLGGDEFVLMLPQTDTPAVEVVAERLCEAVRSDETLNRLVPNGVTCSVGLASTSMLEDLSADALIEAADQALYASKRGGRDRWTAYERGRAAA
- a CDS encoding heparinase II/III domain-containing protein encodes the protein MTHLITALCLTLIALMAPTAAADDMSHDQTLIRYMNREHPRLFLQPDTWKTIRAKRATDPHFNALVTRLEHNAGDLLDKPPVVYHKKGRRLLSVSREALRRILVLAFTYHTTGEKPYLHRAADEIQQVIGFTDWNPSHYLDVAEMAAAVAIGYDWLYHDLDPQLRADIQQALWDHALSHIDDPKRERELAWMRSTHNWNQVCFGGLTLAMLVTAEQHPQRAARWLDKVRQGNPLALHAYAPDGVYPEGPSYWVYGTSYQVMLLDALNTALGSDLLLSHAPGFLESADYIAHVIGPTGLPFNYSDGDEKDQQKSALFWFAAHLNRPDIIANERARDWNAMTGSIDRITPLAAVWWARLDDNNEPTPPQPTVWYGQGEQPLAIFRSAWNDPNAHFLATKGGRASLNHGQMDAGSFVLDAAGHRWASDLGKQNYHSLESRGINLWGRQQDSQRWEIYRLNHQSHNTITINDQPHRVDGQATLVTTPDQNLPARAVYDLTPVFGDQATSVTRAFTFTPDNNILIEDQLEGLQPGDRVRWAMMTPATITLHGTTATLRQQQQTLRATVDATPAADFSTLEATPTNDFDAPNPGHRLLIVNATAPDSGSVRIAVTLEPPTIP
- a CDS encoding type II toxin-antitoxin system VapC family toxin, producing the protein MIVLDTNVLSEMMRSRPDPRVIGWLNRQALERLWITSVTVFESRFGIERMAAGRRKSEIDAQYHGVVAEDLRGRVLDLDERAAELAASIGARLQSAGRPIQVNDLLIAGMVSARDATLATRNVRHFDDTGIRTVDPWEG
- a CDS encoding ArsR/SmtB family transcription factor produces the protein MVTPVSKRFVGSPTEAASCVDELDERFDTALFKALADPTRCRLLTCLIRCGRPCSVTEVAACCAVDFSVVARHLAQLARVGVLSAHKRGRTVWYEPRYGHLSGVLRGLADAVEGWCPGGGGVVDVTVETRTEEGKAT